The region GTGATCGTTCCGATCGCCAAATGAAGGTTGTTTGGCAGCGATCGAAATTCGAAAGTCACATATTTTAGGGTTGGAGAACGTAAACGTTTTAAGATAGAAAAAATATGCCATACAGCCCCGGAATATTTGCCAGGCCGGCTATCGTCGAGAGGAAATGTGGGATAAGAATCAGGCCACGCTTAAACGTTGTTTGAGTACGTCCACTTCCGATTTGATCTGGATATCCGTTTCCATCAGCTTTTCGATGGCGTCAATGGCATGAATCACGGTGGTGTGATCGCGTCCGCCGAAATGCAGGCCGATGGTTTTGAGCGAATGCTTGGTGAGTTTCTTGGCCAGGTACATGGCAATCTGCCGGGCGAGCGCCACCTCCTTTTTGCGGGTTTTGGCGCGCATCATGTCATCCGGCATTTTATAATAATCACACACTTCCTTTTGGATGTCTTCAACGGTAAGATTGCGCAGCTTTTGAATGAACAGGTCTTTCAGAACGTGCCTGGCGAGATTCAGGGTAATATCATGCTTGTTGACTGAGGCGAATGCCAGCAGCCGGATCAACGAACCTTCCAGCTCACGGATGTTGCTGGTGATGTTGTGCGCGATCAATTGAATGACATCGCTGGGCAGATCGATGCCATTCTCTTCCGCTTTGCGCTGCAAAATGGCGATGCGTGTTTCCAAATCCGGCGGTTGGATGTCCACCACCAATCCCCACTGGCAACGGGAGAGCAGGCGGTCTTCGATGCCGACGATTTCCTTGGGCGGCCGGTCGGAGGAGAGTACGATCTGTTTGCCCTTTTGATAGAGCGCATTGAACGTGTGAAAAAATTCCTCCTGCGTGCGCTCTTTATTCATAAAAAATTGAATATCATCGACAATCAGCAAATCGACATTGCGATAATTCGAGCTGAATTCCGTGGTCTTGTTGTTTTGAATCGAGTTGATGAACTCATTGGTGAAACGCTCGCTGGAGACGTAGAGCGCGCGGGTGACCATGGCGTTGTCGAGCGAGAGATTGCCGATGGCCTGAATCAAATGCGTTTTGCCCAATCCCACCCCGCCATAAACCACCAGCGGATTGAACGAGGTTTTGCCGGGCGCTTCGGCAACGGCAACGGCCGCGGCTTTCGCAAATTGATTGCTCGAACCTTCGACAAAATTTTGAAATTTGTAATGTGGGCTGATTTGACTGGCAGGATCATGCGTCAGGCGGGCGCTGGGCGCGGAAATTTTTTCCGCCGGTTTGCTCTCGCTTTCTAGAGGCCGCGCTTCGGCAAGGACATAGGTGACGAGGTACTCATCTCCCAACACTTGAAATGCGGCTTTGTGCACCAACTCACGATAATGCCCCTCCAACCACTGATACACAAAATCATTCGGAATCTCTACCACGAGGTTTTTATCGTCTAGCGCTTTTCCTCGTGTACTTTCAAACCAGGTACCAAAGGTGGATTCGGGAATTTGGTCGCGGATAATAGATAGGCAGTTTGTCCAGGTTTGCTCAGCGTTTTGTAGTTGTAGCATAATGACGCGTGACCTCGCCGAATTGAGATAATCACAGGTTATCCACAGTTATTGTGGATAAAATCCTGTCTAAGGATGCTAAATATTTGTAAAAAGTCTTTTGCTTTCTCTTCACGAAATGAAGTGGCGCCGGAAAAAGCGAGGCAACTTCATTTTATAATAAAATTACAAAGAGTGAGTTCTGTCGATGAGGTGAAGCCGAGAGTTGTAAGCAAAATCTTGATTTAGTCCGTCCTTAGATGCAACTCTGACGAGTTATCCACATTTTCTCCACCGGCACAAGCTTTTTTTTGGCTGCGGCAATATAGAAAAAGCCCTCTGATTGTCAAGGAAAAATTAAGAACATTTAAAGATATTTCACTTGCTTGCGACAGTTTTTGCCCAGCGACATGCACAAACAATCATTCGCATCGATTATTTTGAGGTTACGGGATAAATCTAAATTCAGATTAGTAAATGCTGTGAATGCTATTCATGAAAAAAACTGATCAAATTCCATTTTAGGAAGGCAAAACATGCACGCGATATCGACATACCGGTTTCGAACGGCTTGTTTTTAAAACATTGCACGACATTCTGAAAGTTTTAGCCCACAAACTTGATTCGATCAAAAGTTTTTTTACTCTTGCAGGCCGAGTCTAAAGCTGCTCGAAGAGGCTTGATGTTGAGCTTGTTTGAAAAAGGTGTAGTCTCGAAAAGTAAACGCGTTGTTCTAAAAGCGATAATTTTCTCCAGCGGATAGAAACAACCCAACGGATAACGATGTTTTCCATCTGCTGGGGCGTTTAGACTTTTTGAAACAGGAGTGAACCGAGCAAACAGAGTGAAATCTCCGTTGTCTCTGTTCGCTCTTGTTCTTGCGGTTTATGAATTCGAGTCGCCGGAGAGCGACATTTTTCTCTGATTTAAAATTGGCATAGTCTTGATGGTATGAACAAAGCAAAATCCATGAAAATTTTTGTTCATCGTGCGCGCAGATGCAGAGGCGCCCGGTGACTGCGAGATTCCCGGTTGCGCCTCACGAAAACTTTATTATC is a window of Cytophagia bacterium CHB2 DNA encoding:
- the dnaA gene encoding chromosomal replication initiator protein DnaA, translating into MLQLQNAEQTWTNCLSIIRDQIPESTFGTWFESTRGKALDDKNLVVEIPNDFVYQWLEGHYRELVHKAAFQVLGDEYLVTYVLAEARPLESESKPAEKISAPSARLTHDPASQISPHYKFQNFVEGSSNQFAKAAAVAVAEAPGKTSFNPLVVYGGVGLGKTHLIQAIGNLSLDNAMVTRALYVSSERFTNEFINSIQNNKTTEFSSNYRNVDLLIVDDIQFFMNKERTQEEFFHTFNALYQKGKQIVLSSDRPPKEIVGIEDRLLSRCQWGLVVDIQPPDLETRIAILQRKAEENGIDLPSDVIQLIAHNITSNIRELEGSLIRLLAFASVNKHDITLNLARHVLKDLFIQKLRNLTVEDIQKEVCDYYKMPDDMMRAKTRKKEVALARQIAMYLAKKLTKHSLKTIGLHFGGRDHTTVIHAIDAIEKLMETDIQIKSEVDVLKQRLSVA